The Larimichthys crocea isolate SSNF chromosome XI, L_crocea_2.0, whole genome shotgun sequence genome has a segment encoding these proteins:
- the fam49a gene encoding protein FAM49A isoform X1, whose product MGNLLKVLTCTELEQGPNFFLDFENAQPTDGEREVWNQVNSVLQDSESILSGLQAYKGAGQEIRDAIQNPNDFMLQERAWNSVCPLVIKLKKFYSFSLRLEEALQSLLECLTCPPFTPTQHLEREQALAKQFAEILHFTLRFDELKMRIPAIQNDFSYYRRTISRNRINNMNLDIENEVNNEMANRMSLFYAEATPMLKTLSNATTNFVTVNKTLPLENTTDCLSTMASVCKVMLETPEYSSRFSSEDTLLFCMRVMVGVIILYDHVHPNGAFNKSSKIDMKGCIKVLKDQPADNVEGLLNALKFTTKHLNDESTPKNIRTMLQ is encoded by the exons ATGGGGAATCTGTTAAAAGTGCTCACTTGCACAGAGCTTGAACAGGGGCCAAACTTTTTCCTTGACTTTGAAA atgCACAGCCGACAGACGGAGAGCGTGAGGTGTGGAACCAGGTGAACTCAGTCCTCCAGGACTCTGAGAGCATCCTGTCTGGCCTGCAGGCGTACAAAGGAGCCGGCCAGGAGATCAGAGAT GCAATTCAAAACCCCAATGACTTCATGCTGCAGGAGCGAGCGTGGAACTCTGTCTGCCCGCTGGTCATCAAACTCAAGAAGTTCTACAGCTTCTCCCTCAGACTAG AGGAGGCTCTACAGAGTTTGTTGGAGTGCCTGACATGTCCGCCCTTCACGCCCACTCAACACCTGGAGAGGGAGCAGGCACTGGCCAAACAGTTTGCTGAGATCCTCCACTTCACTCTGCGCTTTGATGAGCTGAAG atgAGAATTCCTGCCATCCAGAACGACTTCAGCTACTACAGAAGAACCATCAGTCGAAACCGGATAAACAACATGAAC TTGGACATCGAGAATGAAGTCAACAACGAGATGGCTAACAGGATGTCTCTGTTCTACGCTGAAGCCACACCCATGCTGAAAACACTCAGCAACGCAACCACAAACTTTGTGACAGTG aaTAAGACTCTTCCACTGGAGAACACAACAGACTGTCTCAGCACCATGGCCAGCGTCTGTAAAGTCATGCTGGAGACACC GGAATATTCGAGTCGCTTCAGCAGCGAGGACACGCTCCTGTTTTGCATGAGGGTCATGGTCGGCGTCATCATTCTTTATGACCACGTCCACCCCAATGGAGCCTTCAACAAGTCCTCCAAGATAGAT ATGAAAGGCTGTATAAAAGTCCTGAAGGACCAGCCGGCAGACAACGTAGAAGGCCTCCTGAATGCCCTCAA atTCACCACAAAACACCTGAACGATGAGTCCACTCCGAAGAACATCCGAACGATGCTCCAgtag
- the fam49a gene encoding protein FAM49A isoform X2, whose translation MGNLLKVLTREIENYPHFFLDFENAQPTDGEREVWNQVNSVLQDSESILSGLQAYKGAGQEIRDAIQNPNDFMLQERAWNSVCPLVIKLKKFYSFSLRLEEALQSLLECLTCPPFTPTQHLEREQALAKQFAEILHFTLRFDELKMRIPAIQNDFSYYRRTISRNRINNMNLDIENEVNNEMANRMSLFYAEATPMLKTLSNATTNFVTVNKTLPLENTTDCLSTMASVCKVMLETPEYSSRFSSEDTLLFCMRVMVGVIILYDHVHPNGAFNKSSKIDMKGCIKVLKDQPADNVEGLLNALKFTTKHLNDESTPKNIRTMLQ comes from the exons ATGGGTAACCTGCTAAAAGTCCTAACAAGGGAAATAGAGAACTATCCACACTTTTTCCTGGACTTTGAAA atgCACAGCCGACAGACGGAGAGCGTGAGGTGTGGAACCAGGTGAACTCAGTCCTCCAGGACTCTGAGAGCATCCTGTCTGGCCTGCAGGCGTACAAAGGAGCCGGCCAGGAGATCAGAGAT GCAATTCAAAACCCCAATGACTTCATGCTGCAGGAGCGAGCGTGGAACTCTGTCTGCCCGCTGGTCATCAAACTCAAGAAGTTCTACAGCTTCTCCCTCAGACTAG AGGAGGCTCTACAGAGTTTGTTGGAGTGCCTGACATGTCCGCCCTTCACGCCCACTCAACACCTGGAGAGGGAGCAGGCACTGGCCAAACAGTTTGCTGAGATCCTCCACTTCACTCTGCGCTTTGATGAGCTGAAG atgAGAATTCCTGCCATCCAGAACGACTTCAGCTACTACAGAAGAACCATCAGTCGAAACCGGATAAACAACATGAAC TTGGACATCGAGAATGAAGTCAACAACGAGATGGCTAACAGGATGTCTCTGTTCTACGCTGAAGCCACACCCATGCTGAAAACACTCAGCAACGCAACCACAAACTTTGTGACAGTG aaTAAGACTCTTCCACTGGAGAACACAACAGACTGTCTCAGCACCATGGCCAGCGTCTGTAAAGTCATGCTGGAGACACC GGAATATTCGAGTCGCTTCAGCAGCGAGGACACGCTCCTGTTTTGCATGAGGGTCATGGTCGGCGTCATCATTCTTTATGACCACGTCCACCCCAATGGAGCCTTCAACAAGTCCTCCAAGATAGAT ATGAAAGGCTGTATAAAAGTCCTGAAGGACCAGCCGGCAGACAACGTAGAAGGCCTCCTGAATGCCCTCAA atTCACCACAAAACACCTGAACGATGAGTCCACTCCGAAGAACATCCGAACGATGCTCCAgtag